The nucleotide window AGTCCATTTCCAGGATAATTGGTGAAAATGTAGCCAGACTCCATGACTGCGGTATAATACATGGGGATCTCACCACCAGTAACCTCATACTCAGTGAAGATAGGGATTCGGTGGTGTTCATTGATTTTGGTCTGGGTAAAATATCTAATCTGGTTGAAGATAAGGGAGTGGATCTTCTGGTGTTCAAAAAAGCCATTAACGGGATTCACCATGATATCAGTCAGGAATGTTTTGATTCAATAATTAAAGGATATGAAGGTGCCCGAGATTACAAGCAGATAGTGGCTAAAATTGAGGAAATAGAAGGTAGAGGGCGTTATACTTAGATTGGAATTATATTTCGCCTAGATTATATCGCCTAACTGAAACTATATTCTTGTGACGAAATTATGATAAGTTATAAGTTATACCTAATAAGTTATTAGTTATAACTTCAATGCCAGTCCCCATGTTAATTTTCAAGAAAAGGGATTTTAAAAGAAGAAAAAATAATAAATTAAAGATAAAAAAAAGAATTGAAAGGACTATTTATGAATAATAAATTTTGAAAGGAAGATCTGAAAATATTAAATTTCAAATGAAGGATTTGAGGATATTAAATCCTACAAACCTATTCTTCCAGTGTGGACAAATCTCCCAAGTCCTTCCCTTCTTCCTGTGCACGGAGCACCCTGCGCATGATCTTACCACTCCTGGTTTTAGGCAGCTTGTCAACCTGAGTTATATCTCCTAAAACTGCTACCGGTCCCAGTTCGTAACGCACGTGTCTCTGTAACTCACTAATAAGTTTGGTGGTTAACTTGTAATCCTCTTTAAGGATTACAAAGGCTTTTATAACCTGTCCTTTGATTGGGTCGGATTTACCAATGACTGCTGCTTCAGCCACAGCAGGGTGTGATGAGAATGCAGATTCAACCTCCGAGGTTCCCACACGGTGTCCAGCAATCTTCAGTACATCATCAGAACGGCCCTGTATCCAGATATAACCATCTTCATCCTTCCGGGCCATGTCCCCGGCACGGTAAAAACCTCCAGGTAGGTCTTTCCAGTAAACATTGACAAACCGCTCTTCATCTTTATACAGGGTCCTGAACATGGCTGGCCATGGTTTTTTAACCACCACGTATCCGTCTTCTCCCACAGGAACCGGGTTTCCATTTTTATCCACCACATCAATATCCACACCCGGGAAGGGAAGGGTGGGTGTACCTGGTTTTAGGGGAGAAACAGGGAGGGGTGTGATCATGTGCATTCCAGTCTCAGTCTGCCACCAGGTGTCCATTATTGGTGTTTTTTCGTTTCCAATGTTCTTGTACAGCCACATCCAGGCGGCAGGGTTCATTGGTTCACCCACACTACCTAGAATCTTCAGTGAAGAAAGGTTATAGAAGGTTGGATATTTACTACCGTATCGCATAAGGTGTCTTACTGCAGTGGGTGAGGTGTATAGCTTGGTTACCCCGTATTTTTCCACTATCTTCCACCATATCCCAGGATCAGGGTAGTCTGGTGCTCCTTCATATACCAGGGTGGTGGTTCCCAGAAGCAGTGGCCCGTACATGAGGTAGCTGTGGCCGGTTATCCAGCCAATATCCCCTGTACACCACCAGAGGTCACCGTTGTGTATATCAAACACGGTTTTTAAGGTGGTGGCCACTCCCACCATGTACCC belongs to Methanobacterium sp. Maddingley MBC34 and includes:
- a CDS encoding acetate--CoA ligase (PFAM: Domain of unknown function (DUF3448); AMP-binding enzyme~TIGRFAM: acetate--CoA ligase) translates to MVKSGNNSNNEKKVFKPNYMLVEEAHVKNWEAEIEKGKDIEKYWAEKAEQFEWFQKWDKVLDESQKPFYKWFTNGKINLAYNAVDRWIHTDKRNQVAILYANERGDEKKLTYYELYREVNKMANALKNLGVEKGDTVSMYMPMCPELLVSMLACNKIGAVHSVVYSGLSVGAFVERMNDAQAKVLITADGTFRRGKVIDLKKIADEALLKCHTIETTIVVQHAGNPIHMSELSGKEIFYETLLEGEPDECPVEEMDSEDPLFILYTSGSTGKPKAVLHTTAGYMVGVATTLKTVFDIHNGDLWWCTGDIGWITGHSYLMYGPLLLGTTTLVYEGAPDYPDPGIWWKIVEKYGVTKLYTSPTAVRHLMRYGSKYPTFYNLSSLKILGSVGEPMNPAAWMWLYKNIGNEKTPIMDTWWQTETGMHMITPLPVSPLKPGTPTLPFPGVDIDVVDKNGNPVPVGEDGYVVVKKPWPAMFRTLYKDEERFVNVYWKDLPGGFYRAGDMARKDEDGYIWIQGRSDDVLKIAGHRVGTSEVESAFSSHPAVAEAAVIGKSDPIKGQVIKAFVILKEDYKLTTKLISELQRHVRYELGPVAVLGDITQVDKLPKTRSGKIMRRVLRAQEEGKDLGDLSTLEE